In the genome of Quercus robur chromosome 3, dhQueRobu3.1, whole genome shotgun sequence, one region contains:
- the LOC126719494 gene encoding uncharacterized protein LOC126719494, protein MVATGIGNTNTIFGQKQKLDIQRQLKRLNKPALKSIKSPDGDIIDCVHIKNQPAFDHPFFKNHTIQMRPSFHPEGLSFDDVSSKSESQITQLWHLNGRCPEETIPIRRTKEEDLLRASSVANYGRNKYPQFDTADTKKTAFQENAIVFVTGDKYYGTKATINAWKPQIQEQFEFSLSQLEIRGGDAHTEINAIQAGWMVNYNVYGDYNSRLFAFFYTNKYKNRTRACYNLLCSPGFVQINKEIALGGSINPISVYAGSQYELHFLVWKVSQ, encoded by the exons ATGGTAGCAACTGGAATTGGAAACACTAACACCATCTTTGGTCAGAAACAAAAATTGGATATTCAACGGCAGTTGAAGCGCCTCAACAAGCCTGCTCTTAAATCCATCAAG AGCCCAGATGGAGATATAATCGACTGCGTACATATCAAAAACCAACCAGCTTTTGATCATCCTTTCTTCAAGAATCATACAATTCAG ATGAGACCAAGTTTTCACCCAGAAGGGCTTTCATTCGATGATGTCTCTTCAAAGTCCGAGTCCCAAATTACTCAGCTATGGCACTTGAATGGAAGGTGTCCTGAAGAAACTATTCCCATCAGAAGAACTAAAGAAGAAGATTTATTAAGGGCAAGCTCTGTAGCAAATTATGGAAGGAACAAATACCCTCAGTTTGATACCGCGGACACCAAGAAAACTGCTTTCCAAGAG AATGCAATAGTTTTTGTGACAGGAGATAAGTATTATGGAACTAAGGCAACCATAAACGCTTGGAAACCCCAAATCCAGGAACAATTTGAGTTCAGCTTGTCTCAACTCGAAATCCGAGGTGGTGATGCTCATACAGAGATTAATGCCATTCAAGCTGGCTGGATG GTCAACTATAATGTATATGGAGATTACAACTCTAGACTCTTCGCTTTTTTCTATACTAAT aaatataaaaatagaactAGGGCCTGCTACAATCTATTGTGTTCACCTGGCTTTGTTCAAATCAACAAGGAAATTGCTCTGGGTGGAAGCATCAACCCTATTTCCGTCTATGCTGGTTCCCAATATGAACTCCACTTCCTTGTCTGGAAG GTTTCCCAATAA